The Mycteria americana isolate JAX WOST 10 ecotype Jacksonville Zoo and Gardens chromosome 18, USCA_MyAme_1.0, whole genome shotgun sequence region GTCCACCAGCCACGCCAGCTATGGCGTCTGCGTGTTGGGTACTGAGGTCTTCCTCGATATGCGCCGGTAAGGCTTGGGATTGGGGTATCCCCATCGTTTTCCATAGGGCTGATGGGGTTTGGGGGAGCCCAATGTGTTTTTGCTCTTCATTTGGAGGAGAAATGGGTGCTAGGGGGAAAGTCAGACCTCATTTTGAGCCCACATCAGGAGTTCATCCATGGATTTGACAAGCTTTTTTGGTGCATGGGGGACACGTCCCACTGCGTCTGTTTTAGGGGATGACGTCCCATGGGGAGCTGCACCCCAGGGAGGGATGTTGGCTCTGGCAAACGCAAGGCGTCGAAGTGTAGCCGAGCCATGACGATTTGCAGGCAAAGCCCATGCACACCCCGGCTGAGCGGGATCTATTTCTGGCTGTGAAAACATTAGGCAAGAGCAATTCAAGATGAGCAACTTGGCTGGAGCTAAAATGGGGGAAAGAATAAAATGTGTGGCTCAGGCAGAAAAAATCCACCAGCGGGTTTGCAGGGGTGATTgcacaaaaagagatttttccagCATTAAATATGGCGGTTGCTTTATTGGCCAGATACGAGGCTGGATTTACCCTGCTGTTACATTGTCATTATTTAATAAATCACATTTATAATGATAGATACTACAGGACAAGCCAGTCGGCATTGCATCCGGGGCAATTATTGGGGTTGTGTGTTGGAGCTGGGCCAGGACATGCCATCGTCCCCCAAAAGAGCTTCAGATTGAGCTTTAGCTGCCCtaaaaaagtattgttttatCTCTCAGCCAGATGGGAATGTATAAAACcaattatttgcaatttttttttcctggatttggACTCAAAGCAAGCTCAGTCCCATTTAAACATGGAGCCCGAGCCACAAAATGGGCTGATTTGGCTCCTCAGTAGCAAATTTGAGCTTTGGTCCAAAAAAGCGGATGGCAGATGATCTTTCAACTAAAAAGATGGGATCATTTTCTTCCCAGAGAGCACTGGCTGGGGGGAACTCGGTGATTGATTTGACTGTGGTTTGGGCTGTTTTGGGGCAGAAAATGAGAGCATGGTGGGAATCCAGTGGTGACACTGAGGTGTGAGGGCTGTAAAATCAGGGCAAATAGACCCAAATTTGAGAAGTCATGGTGCACAACAGCATGCAGGTGGATTTACAACGTTGCGCAATGTTAAATATGAGGGGTGACAAGAGAGATGATGCTTTAATCTCCCTTTATAAGCTGCTGCAGGCACCAGGGATGCCATGCCAAGAGCAACACTGGGAATAAATCTCTTCTgcgtggttttttttgttgttgttctcgcTGTTAAAATTTACCACCCTGTCCCTTTCTGCGTGCGGACGGGGAGGCTGGCTCCCGACGGCAGACAGGTCAGAGCACTCGTGCTCCTGGGATGGAGGTGCCGGGGCTGTAATGAGCAGGTAGGCAGCACTTCAAAGGAGAGGGATGTCATGCAGGTGGGGTGCGAGTTCTCCACGCTTGGATTCAGGTTCCGCTCCAGTTTGGGCATCTCTTGGGTCAGGGTATGGTCCCACGATAACCATCTCCCTGGATGGTTGACATCAAAAATTGTCCTGGCTCTCTGTTGGGGTTTTGTCATGGGATGCTGAAATTTTGGGTGTTGTGGAGGGAGGTTGGATGCCCAAACTTCAGTGATTTGCAATCTAGGCTTAACCACGGACAGACGTGCAGAAGCTCCAGTGGGAGCTCTGCTTGCTTAACACCGCCACAGAGATAATACATATAAAATTCAGATGATGCATTTCATCACCCAGAGATGGTTTCTGAGTCCTTTCCACCCAATTAAGGCTGGATTTTAATTCCAGGTTCAAGTATTTGGCTCCACAGAGGAGAACAGGAGGGACAACTTGGTCTGTAACCCaatgctgctttctgtttcagaTCTATCCCCAAAGGTGCCACGTCATTTGAAGTCCATGCCACCTCCACGGTTATGGTCCACGTCATCCACAGCCCCATGACAAAACCCATGATTAACTCCAGATGGCCCCTAGATCCCGATATAGAGGTTGTAGTGACCATTGATGTCACCAGCAGGACCGTCAATGACAATAAGGTTAGTTTCTTTTTATGCACCAAAATGGGAAGAATAAGTCAAATTTtccaggaaagaagggaggaTTATGGGCAGGCTTGAGCATTTCTAGGTAGTGCTGACAGTGGGCTCATTTTTATGGAGAAACCTCAACTTAAACTTTAAAAGAATTGTGTAATTATTgtgtatgaaaaacaaaactaagaagGAGAAGATCACATTTTGTGCCCTAAACATGAGATAGTGGTGGTTGCAAAAGGTGATGTCAGAAACTCCATGCCAGGCAGCAAAAATACTCCAACCGTAGctttttctgtgcctgtttttGCGCTGAAGTAGGCAGAAATGGTTCTGTTGAACTATGATTAATGGAGAACGGCTTGGATGAACCCTCCAAGAGCTTGTTGTATAACGTTGGTTGGTCAACCCAATGAGTGGAAAGACCTACTCAGCATGACGGGACATGGGTCTTGGGTCATGGTTTGGTGATGTCTTTGCAGGTTAAGATTTCATACTATGGACAGGAAGGCAATGAGCTTTCGGTGGCTTGGTTGTATCTCACCTGCGTAGGTAAGTATTACAACAACGCTTGTTCAAACCCGGCCAACCCTTTCTGATGCCAAGATCTAGTTGGGTTCATGGGACGGGAGTTAAGTGGGGGGCGCGGGCTGCCCATCTGCAATGTGCAATGAAGGTTTGGGTGTTGACTGATGCTGACAAGCAAgagggaaataattaaaatgttattatgCTGCCTTATATGGTGCAAAAAAGACACAGGCTGGGCCGCGTCCCCACCCAACACACACACCAAACATCCTCCTCCACTTGCCAAGACCATTGCGTTGGCGGAAGAGGATCCAAAGGAGACCATCTCACCCAACTTTGGCCCACATCCCCCTCCTCAACCTCCGTTGCAGCTAGTGGAGAGGAATAGGCACCAAAGTGTAGTTGTCTGACCTATTTTAGAagtttaggatgagatgaatcattCCCTTGAAATGCCTATTTTCCTCTGCTGACTACAAAGGGAGTCTAGACAACCAGTCTGGATGCAGAGCCTTCCACTTGGATGGATTAATTACCCTAAATTTGGGATTTTCTAAAGCATTCACATGACAGTCAGACCTGTGTCCTTAAGTCATGCATATGCCTCCCAAAATTGCACCTGAAGAGGCTGATGGTTTCCCACGTCCCATGACTGATGGGCTCCACTGGAGCCATCTGGGGCCACCGCTGTCCGCAGGGCTTTTGCCTTACAAATGCTCTTTGCTTGCTTAGATTTAGAGCTTCATTTCCAGCTTCTCCATGTCCTCCTCTCTGCATCAAGGAGAAGGACAATCTCTGCTTCAGTGCCTGTGTTTTCCACACACCATATATCCGATTCGGAGGAGTTTCTGTATTAAGATAGGCTTGATACAGATTTAGGTAGGGTTTGGATGAGGTTGCTGGTAAACCTCTGCTTtatggcagcagaagcagagatttGGGCCAAGAAGAGCTCTGTAAGGGAAAGTCCTTCTCAAACGTTACATCAAGCCTAGTAATTATTTAGGTGTCCACTCACCCATGGTGAAAACACTTTCATGCCTCCACCGTGTTTCGGCTTCATGAAAAATGCTACAGTCAATATGAAATTGgtgaaaacacaaaatatgcCATGAAGTGGCTACGTCCCTGCTGGGGGAACCAAGACAGGAGAAGATAGCTGGAGGCTGAAGGGGGAAAGCCATGAAAAAGCCATCGAGTTGGCTTTTCTACTGGCATTTTGTTGGAGACGTCGGGTCTGGAGCAGCTTTGGGGCGTGAAGGTGGAGTTGGTGTTGGATGACTCGTGGCTAGTGCCAAGAATGAACCCAAAATGCCACCGAGAGCTCATTCCCCTGCCAGTGGCTTCCTTCTCTCTTGATGTTTCAGAGGTATCCCTGGACGTGGACTTGAACCGTAATGGCAGAGTGAAGAGCAAAGGGAAGGACAAGGTAATGAGAAGCTTTGCTGTAGGCAACGTATGGAGGGTTAACGCAGGGTGTACCCGTTTGCAGTCTCTTCCCCGAAAATCTCCAGGAGGGAGAGGGACTTGGGTGGTGTCGCTGGTGTCTGAATTAGGGCAAATAACCTCGCAAATTCTCAACCTACTAATTGAGGAGgaaaagactttattttcttattcCGTGCCAGAATCTCCTACCTCTCCAGTCCAGCCCCGAGGATCACGTAGGAGAAaacactctgcttttttttccttttcttttttttttttttttgtttttggacTTGAAACATGCCACTAAATGAGTCAGCTGCAAGTTCAGCAAACAGCAAGGGATTTACCTCTTTGGCAAGAAATCTGCATATGCCCAAGCACCCGGGTAATTAGCTGCAGCTCAATCGGCAGCACAAATTGTACATCGAGGTGAGATGCATTTCTAGAAATGGCGTAGTGTTGTCCAGATGAGGCCTGGCAGATACTCTCTGGCTTGTTAGAAGATGAGATCTGTTTGAAATAGTCTTTGCTGGCCCTCCTAGAAGCTGAGGTTAGGAAATTCAGTGGCTTGAAAGCACCTCTGCTGTCTCCCCACTAGCCTTGACTGCATGTTGTGGAATGTCCTTCGAGCGTGGTCATGGTTGTGGGGTTTTCCCCCATCCGGGAGGAGGCTGGGATGGGAGAAATCTTTCTCCCATCCCCTTTGGGTGCTTTTCCTCCAGGCCAAGTGGACGTGGGGTCCGGATGGGCAaggtgctgtgctgctggtcAACTGCGACCGGGACAGCCCCGGTGCAGGGGGGACGGACAGCGGTCAGGTGGACATACGGACCACTGCAGGTAGGGTATCATTCGCAGCGTGAGGGGACCCAAAAGGTCTCACCGGGGTGTTTCCCACTTGCAacccctccatctcctctctccatgtcccctctctccatctttccccCCCCGCAGACCTTCAGGACATGTCCGTCATGCTGCTGCGGACTCAAGGTCCCAGCGCTATCTTTGCTGAGTACAAGGTGGTCCTGCACATCCCCGAGTCGGAAGCGGATAAAGTGCGGGTGTTCCATGCTATCCGTGagtatttcttccttccttcccagatATCTGTGCATGACCCCAAGATGGGCAAACCCTAATTTTTTTGTTCACCATGGCCAAGGGCTGGGCACCTCCGATTGCTGGAAACACTCATTTATCCCCAAAGTTCCTCTGCTGTTGTAGAAGATGGCATTCTATGgaaaaaatcaagggaaaaaggattaaaaaaggcttttctcaCCGGGGTTGCTGCAACTTTGACATTCCCACGGGGCGGATAACCCCCACGTGGCTCCCGGCACCTTTTTGGTGCGGGCGATGACCCAACCGCCAAAGCAGCCCATCTCGTCGGGCAGCGCGTTTTGCCTTTGAACACCCTGGCAGCTGGATcctcagcagctccctgccaAAAATCAGGTCAGGGAACCCAAGTATATCATTAGATGCTTAACTCGAGCCATGCACCCTGAAAGGGTTGGACCTGAGGGTATAGAGTCCTCTTTGTACAAGGAAGATCAAGTGTGTTCCCCAGAGAAGAGGAGGCACACCCACTCCTCTGTAAACCACGCTGGCATCAGCCACCTCCTTGCTGGTGCCTCCTTCCAGCCCGGTGGACAGGTTGGTCACCCTGTCTTGGGTTGGGTATTTCGGTGTTTCTTCAGGGAGTGACTCACACCCACACTACAAACCCGTGTTGGGGCCGGACAAGCTCTCCTACATGCTGGACCATGTCGGTGGTGGAGAAAATACCTTCTACGTTGAAGGGTTAGCTTTCCCCGATGTGGGTTTCTCCGGGTTGGTTTCCTTCAGCGCCAGCTTGCTGGAGGTCCCCCATAAGGTATGTGTGGTTTGTCCTCTCCCCTGCAAAATCTCCCCAATGGTGGGGTTTTCAACCGCTGCTCCCCGGCATTTCGCCCCTCGCAGAATTCGCCAGGCACCCCGATTTTCACGGATACGGTGGTTTTCCGCGTGGCACCCTGGATAATGACGCCCAACACCCAGCAGCCTATGGAGGTTTTTGTCTGCAGGTAGGAGGGAAGTCACCCCATTGCTCTCCTACCTTGGGGGACTCTCCAAGGAGGCTCTTTTGACCCTTCCTTGCTGCTATAGGGTGAGCCAGGCTTTATGCATTCTATACAGGAGGCAATATTTGCGTAGGGAgcctgctggcactgctgcactCATTGCAACCCCAAGGAGAAAGGCTGGAGGACCCTCTCCAGGGTCAACCTCATGCAGGACTGCTACCCAGCACGTTTAGGAATGAGGAATGGGCTGCatggtgggggctgggggggcttctCGTGATCCCCCCTTGCAGCGTttgctccttcctctctctccagcATCCAGCAGGGCTCAGACTCCAACAAAGTCTTTCTGGAAGGGCTCCAGGTCCTGCTGAAGAAAGCCAACTGCAAGCTGACCATCTGCTCGGAGGTGGAAACCCGCAGTGACCGCTGGATCCAGGTCATCAATCGATGCTTATAATATGCGGCTCTTCTGGTCCCTTACAGGCTCCTGGGGCACGTAGGGTGTCACCCCCGTCGCTGGCATCCCTGGGAGGGATCGGCTGCGTTGCTCAGGGAAGCCCCTGGGTGCTAAGAGGTGAACCAGGCAACCGTGAACTAAAGCACagggaaatgctgctgctggtggcaacCAGCACAGACAGGGACGTTGCCCAGGGACCCAGCGGGCGCATTGCATTGCAAGAGCGATCCCGTGGGGCATTGCAAGAGGGATCCCGTGGGGCATTGCAAGAGGGATCCCGTGGGGCATTGCAAGAGGTACCCTGTTTCAAAAGGGGACCCCAGGGCACATTGCAAGAGGGGCCCCATTGCAAGAGGGACCGCGTAGGGCATTGCAAGGGGGTCTCCACTGCAAAAGGGACGGCGTGGGGCATTGCAAGAGGGACCCCATTGCAAAAGAGACCCTACAGGACATTGCAAGAGGGTCCCCACAGTGTATCCCCAGGAGGACACGGTGTATACCGGCTGGATGTGCCGTGTGCTTCCCACAGCGTGCCCAAGCCCTGCCGTCCCCGCCCCGCTTCCCTGCCCGTTGTGGCCACGTGCTGCTTCCCCGGAGGTGACCGGTGCCAGGCGCGGCGGTGCCAGCTGGGGTGTCACCCCCCCGGGAGGGCAAGGCAGCCGCCTCCCTCGGGCTTAAGGGCAGCGGCCGGGCTTTGCCAGG contains the following coding sequences:
- the LOC142418446 gene encoding protein-arginine deiminase type-1-like; translated protein: MPQRHVVQMSTSHASYGVCVLGTEVFLDMRRSIPKGATSFEVHATSTVMVHVIHSPMTKPMINSRWPLDPDIEVVVTIDVTSRTVNDNKVKISYYGQEGNELSVAWLYLTCVEVSLDVDLNRNGRVKSKGKDKAKWTWGPDGQGAVLLVNCDRDSPGAGGTDSGQVDIRTTADLQDMSVMLLRTQGPSAIFAEYKVVLHIPESEADKVRVFHAIRSDSHPHYKPVLGPDKLSYMLDHVGGGENTFYVEGLAFPDVGFSGLVSFSASLLEVPHKNSPGTPIFTDTVVFRVAPWIMTPNTQQPMEVFVCSIQQGSDSNKVFLEGLQVLLKKANCKLTICSEVETRSDRWIQDELEFGYVEAPHKTFPVVFDSPRNRGLKDFAFKKILGPDFGYVTREPPGRNICSLDSFGNLDVSPPVTVRGKEYPLGRILIGSPLPWASGRRMSKVVRDFLYAQKVQAPVEIYSEWLSVGHVDEFLTFVPTYDRKGFRLLLASPNACYKLFKEKQRQGHGEATQFIGLKGAERKSIDEILADESLRNDNKHVQSCIDWNRDLLKQELGLSEQDIIDIPQLFILKGSRADALFPDMVNMLVLGRHLGIPKPFGPLVGGQCCLEERVRALLEPLGLTCTFIDDYFSYHVLSGDVHCGTNVRRKPFAFKWWHMVP